The genomic interval AGGAAAGGGAAATAGACGGAAGGACGGCCCGGGACTTCTCGCTTGGATTCGCCGCTAAAAGGTGGGAAGGTCTCACCGAGCACCTGAAAGAGAAAGGGATAACAGAAAAGGAGATCGAGGAGGCCGGCCTCGCTATAATGGGAGATAAGGGCCCCTACGACCGGTTTCGAGGGAGGATCATCTTCCCCATAAAAGACCACAGGGGAAGGCTCTCCGGCTTCGGCGGAAGGACCATCGAAGACGACGAGCCCAAGTATTTGAACTCCCCGGAGACAATGGTCTACCACAAGGGGGAGATCCTCTACGGGCTAAACATCACAAAGAACGAGGTCAGGAGGGTCAGACACGCGATAATAGTCGAGGGCTACCTCGACGCGATCTCCCTTTATCAGGCGGGGATCAAAAACGTTGCGGCGACCCTCGGCACGGCGCTGACCCCGGAACACCTTAATATACTCAAGAGGTATGCCAACGAGGCGGTCCTCATCTTCGACGCGGACGAGGCGGGCGGAAAGGCGGCCGAGAGGACCCTCCCCATCTTCGGCGAGGGTAAGATGTACGCAAGGGCCGCGGTCCTCCCCGAGGGAGAAGACCCCGACTCCTTCATCCGCAAGAGAGGGAGCGCGGAATTCTTAAAGGTAATCGAGGACTCAAAGGACATCTTCGACTTCTGCCTCGACAGGATATACCGCCGCCATGACCTTAACACCGCAAAAGGGATAACCGAAGCGCTGGACGAGGCCGCTTACGTGGCCTCGATAAAAAAGCTCCCCCAGGAAATCGACTTCTACGTCAGGAAGATCGCGGAGAGGCTCAAGGTCGGCGAGGAGTCGGTGAGGCTGAGCATAAGCAAAAAAATAAAGAGGGAAACGAGATACGCCGCCGTTCAATCGAGGCGCGAAGAAGAGACCCCGGCGGAAAAACCGGGGCCAAAAAAAGCCTTTAAACCCCCGGAGGTGGAATCTCGGCTCTTCAAGATGGCGGTAAACTACCCGAATCTCTTAAGAGAGGCCGGCCTTAAAGAAAAATACCTGGCCCTCTTTATCGATGAGACCCTAAGGGGCCTTATCGATAAAATACTGAAGATGGAATCCCCGGAGAACGGGATAAACGTTGCATCCCTGATCTCGGGAGTGGGCGATGACGGGATAAGGCAAAAACTGATCGACCTTTCAGTGGTCGAGGATAACGAAATCGACGATGAAGATATGGCCC from Candidatus Zymogenus saltonus carries:
- a CDS encoding DNA primase; this translates as MAGKIPESTISEVIERADILELVEKYVPLKKKGKNFMGLCPFHSEKTASFSVNPEKGLFKCFGCGKGGTALTFLMEMEGMTFPEAVRELGSRYGVMVETVAPTQMDKKKDDKREKLYAVNREAEKYFIETLKGDAGKNAIKYFKEREIDGRTARDFSLGFAAKRWEGLTEHLKEKGITEKEIEEAGLAIMGDKGPYDRFRGRIIFPIKDHRGRLSGFGGRTIEDDEPKYLNSPETMVYHKGEILYGLNITKNEVRRVRHAIIVEGYLDAISLYQAGIKNVAATLGTALTPEHLNILKRYANEAVLIFDADEAGGKAAERTLPIFGEGKMYARAAVLPEGEDPDSFIRKRGSAEFLKVIEDSKDIFDFCLDRIYRRHDLNTAKGITEALDEAAYVASIKKLPQEIDFYVRKIAERLKVGEESVRLSISKKIKRETRYAAVQSRREEETPAEKPGPKKAFKPPEVESRLFKMAVNYPNLLREAGLKEKYLALFIDETLRGLIDKILKMESPENGINVASLISGVGDDGIRQKLIDLSVVEDNEIDDEDMALAIITDCIKSLDIKGSKIKYEDMKRRAMEIDEDETRQEVLKEIINIKKNMKR